CCACGCAGCCTCCTCTAGCAGAACCATCAAGCTTTGTCAAGATGAAACCAGTTACCCCAACAACCTGCCATGAAAGCTTATGCAAATCAATGTACTCAACATTATATTAAAATCGCTAATAATGTATTCTTGCTTATTTTGTTGGCAGAGCAACTAGCATCTGATGCCAAGCTAAAAAAAGCACAAACCATACAtctgcaaataaaaaaaaattcaacttctAGTGGCAGACAAGGTATGGCCGTGGGACGAATTATTGGGAATATTTTCACAGATTTTTACTTGTGCGTGTGTCGGAGTGTGTCGGGTATTCTTCCCGGAGGAAGAACTTACTCCAAACTTTTTTTGGCAGGTCAACGGTGAAGACAAGAACACATCACCAGTAAACTAGCCCGAGCTATTTGACATTACAAAATTTACTACATTTCAAGTTTTACTGTTGGTTGTCTGTCTCATGAGGCGTCGGCGAGGACATTATATTGCTATTTGATAATAATTGGGTGTTAAGCATTCTACAGCAAGAATCCTTGATAACCATTACCTAAACATCTGACTGGGGTTCTTAATtctttaattgaaaaataatagaaGTCTCCTTTCTTTCATCATAAGGTTTTACATACTTTGTTTCAGATGTTTGATCACGTTTCCCGCGTAACTTATATGCATATACAATATTAATGTACAATTTGTAAAGGGGATAAGGTTTTATGGGGAACTcgggtaattatctaattattagCCTTTTTAATGTTAGTATGTTCTACAATATGTTCTCTCCTATACAATTTGAAATATGTTCagtaatttgttttttattatgttCTCAAACATATATTATGTGATATGATCTTTCTAATATGCTATTATGCTGTACTACTATAATTTTCCAGAACAtacttcaaatataaaattctaGCTCCCTGCTACAGAAAGAAGGGTTACCTCATTGAACTCTCTGGCCTGTGGAAGCATATTCAACCCTGTTGTTCCGTCCAAAACAAGCAGAATCTCCTGTAAATATATTGAGTTAACTATACTTACCCACACATACATTCAGAGGTTTGGTGACCAAGTACCCTAGTGGTCGTACTACAGTGCtaactttaattaaatttaaatgaatAGATGCTTGTTGAAATTTgtatgttttgaacttttgtGATAATAAAAGAACAAAGGCAGTTGAGCATACATTAGGTGCACCTGCAACAACTTTAGAAATAACTTTCTTGCAAGAAATCAGTTCTTCCATGAGGCTGTAATTGGTATGCAGACCTGCAAATTATATAAAGTCCgctaaatcatttttataatctggatcaaatcaatgGTTTATCTCATCTATACTTACGACCGGAGGTGTCACACAAGACAATGTCAAAGCCTCCTTCTTTCCCTTTCTTAACAGCCTGTGAAAGAACTATCCAGAGCATATGTTAGTGATTTTACTGATTACAAATTTGATGCGCCAAAAGAACGTTTTAGTTTGCATTCTACCAGATGATGCTTTGGCCTTCTCTTTTTCAGCAACAACAATCTCACACCCGGTCCTCTCAGCCCAGATCTCTAATTGATCACTAGCAGCTGCTCTAAATGTATCACCAGCAGCCATCAATATCTGACAAATATAAGACCATGAAATATTGAAAAGAACAATCTCTTGACCTAAACATGTACCTTGGCACTACCAGAAGACATAAAACATTGAAACCATAAATGCAAAAGGAAAGACAAATGAGAAGAAAAATACTAGAGGTACCAGCAATTTACTTAAGTGCAGAAGTCACGTGTCAGAAAGTTACCAACAAGaacaaatttttgttataatattagACCTACTGAAGTCAACAAAAACGACAACACGTGGAGTTTCAAGAAATAAAGAGCAGTTAAATTGAATATCTGTTTAGTCTACAATGGAAATACCTTTATAGCCTACAACTCGTAGCAATTGTATAAAGAACTTGAAGTGAATTCTAAGACCTACCGAGTACTGTCTAAGAGTCGAATATAATGTTTAACTGGTAAACTGAATCATCCTAAATCGAAAACAAAGgaaattgtaattttaaaaccAAATAGGTGATTACTACAATAAATGATTTTCCCTTTTTCAAAATACGTAGGTCTAAACTGATTAATGCATAATAGACTTTTCATTTAGGCTCTAAGGTTCAACtccaaattttatcataatattcTTAACTTAGTTTCTCATCGATTTATTATCCAACACAGACTTTCTTATTGCATAACAATATAACATGATTATAGATAACAACAGAGATTCGtctttaatcataaaaaaaaggaaaataaaaggACAAAGAAAGAGATTTATCTTTGTCAATTTCTTTGTCAATGCCTGAGAAAATCAGCTAgcatttttaaaacaaattcgATTCTGGTATTCAAGGTCAATGTCATACTTACTCAACCCAGGTGGttacaggaaaaaaaaaaagcaatgatttatatacattttgtaAATCAACAAATAGCAGAGAATCTGTTCTTATATAAAATGGTTACCTTACCTTGGCCCCCTCCTTTTTTAATCTATTGGCCAGCTTTCCTGCATTGCAGTAGAGATGTGGGTAAAAGGTAGTTACTGCTTTAGTTTAAACAATCAACACTAGTATAGAGCACGAATACACATTTCCTGGACAACAGCAGGTTGCAGAGGGCATCCATGATATTGTTTCATGAAGAGAATCTTGACAGCTTTATAAGTCATAACTAGAAAGATTGAATCTCCTTTTCCATTTTTAATTTCACCATCATCTGATGTACATTTTAATTTCTATAATTATCTACAAATAACCAACCAAAGTCAACAGAGGATCCTTATTTGTGTCTTACCAAGAGATGTTGTCTTTCCACCTCCATTGACACCAACTATCATGATTACAGCTGGTTTCCTGGCAAAAGCATGATTCACCATTGAAATTAAGCTAAAATAGGTCACAACAGCATAGAGATATTAAACAAAAGTACCAACTGCTGCAAACCTAAATCCAAGCTGAAGCTCTGTTTTAAGACCTTTACTCATCAGCAAATCTAGCACACTCTTCTTTAAAGCATCCTAATTACCATCACAATTCAACACCAAGCATATGTCGAACTTATAAGATATACCACAAATACTCtcagtacacacacacacacatacataatatatatgttaccAACTAACATTATTGcacttataattttgtaaatgatGGCAACAAATcatcttaaaatatatgtaaatatattgtaaatatatAGTACAACATAGATTCTTATTTGAACTTTATTAGGTACTAATAACCCTCACTGGAATATAATGTAAGACATGGTTACCTTAATCTCGCTTCCTGATTTGAGCTTACCAGCATATATATCATCCCTCAAGCTCTCTACAATCTTTATAGTGATCTTTGGACCAAAGTCAGAAACCAGCAATGCCTGCATTTTTTCTGCTGTAATTTAGAAGATCTAATTACTAAACTTAATGACATTCCACACATTAGTCCAGTTACTGGTATTACAGAAAGGACACTACATTTTTGTAAGCACGACATGCTCAACAGTGCTCCTGAATATAGCTAGTTAGTTATGCTTTAACTTGAGTAAGATCATAACACTGACAATGCATCAAAcagtataataaattataatggaAAAAAAAAGAGCAACTTTTTTGAACTTTGTTTCCGATTACATTAATTATCGAAACCCATACTAAAGGTTGTTACCTATACTTTCAATATAATTTGTGTTCGTGACTACTAAACATTTGACTACCAACTAGCCATATAGGGCAAGGGTAGCGATTATGGGTTTTGGTAGTGTTCTTATGTGTCAATTTTGCgtataatttatcaaataaactaCTCAATTCATATAACAGCAAGTCCAATGGAACTATTTTTAGTTATATAGAACTAAAATCACAAAAACCGATTCCCATGCATACCTAGTTTTGGTTGGATAAATACATAAAGGAATAATTCATTGTATATTTAGAACTATTGATAAGTATAGCCATTCTTTCCACAACATTAACAATTGTAATGCAAGTTGGATCActttaaataaaagttaaagagttacataataataataataatatattacttaaATTTGGAATTAGATGGTTCCACTTTGCAACTAGCACCGGAGTGCAAGtcctattttagcaccaaaaagcATATCTTGATGCCATGTGATCGGACTTGCTCTATTTTAATGGTCATATCATATTCCAATTTTGTGCAAAAACCAAGCTCGGTTCTGCCTCATCGTGCTAGACATTATAAGCTCAAAAGATGCAAACTTGATGATAACCCATGATTCCAATATCCATAATAACCACAAAAACATCACAAAACCCGATAATGCAATAAAATTCAAATCCCAATTTCTCGAAAAAACTCAACACACACACAAAGTAAAGGTGAGAAACAAAACCTCTTCCAACTCATCAAGAACTCTATCAGTATCAGAGAGATTCCAGTAAAGAAGAAGCTCATCAATAACAGCTAGGTTCTCTCTAGTCTTTGTGAACCCTGAGAAGATTTTGTCCACATCACTCTTGGCCTTTTCTTTGATTAACCGGCCCAGTTTTGTGAAGAACCCGGTCTGACCCGCTTGACATCTGAACCGGGAAGGGCAGTTGGAGTGTAGAATTAGGGGAGAAAAAGGTGGGAATTTGGAGGGAAGCTGTAGAGAGAGAGTGTGAGTGAGCATGGTTGCCATTTTtgtgtttctctctctaaacaGGGGAAGTCCTGTAGGGAATCTTGGCTGGTTGGATTAGATAGAAGTCTGTTCAAACGACGTCGTACTTGTGATCATCAAGTACTTGTGAAAGGCGATAATCCTTTCTGTTTATTTGCTACGGTTGCACTTTGCGGGTGTCAGTGACACCGTGTCACacacaattatattattttataaaataatatttatcaattacattaaatatccaacttattatttatttagaaacctaccactgaactataatctttttcttttttatcattAATGTTAAGTTCGAATTTTTTtcgtcactaacgttaggttcggatttgattattaacacaatattattcattttagcattattaaatatagtgatagtctgcaatataatgatGATCTGATATATAtcgatatttttatatttagtactacataatattgcagactaccactatattgttataatgctaaaaaaacatattgttaataatcaaatcaaaatctaaAGTTAGTGAccaaaaaaatccaacgtttttaaaaaaaaaaaaaaccaactttaaatttaaatgttaaatGCGTGTCTAACTCTGGTCCTCCATAGTAAACTATCTAGGACACATATATAGGACACATATATAGTAATACATACTTCTCCGTCCTCTCAATAGCATGGaaaaacgtgtcaaaaagtaacgtaaagaaatgaggaggacagagggagtacaaagatatagacacatatcatatcaccataatattgcagactaacactatacactatatttaataatgctaaaaaaaataacatggtattaataatcaaatccgaacctaacgttaatgataaaaataatctgaacctaacattagtgacaaaaaagaaaaaaattatagttcagcggtaggtttctaaataaataataagttagatgacaaaaaaatctattttccctaaatcttactagtttatttattttcatttcaattttcttgctttttcttatatatttctATCTTTTGTACACGAatccatatattaaaatataaccaaGATGtatgacaaaaaataataataagggaGATGGAAAAGTATATGTTAAATTAGTATATCCATAGATATTATAATATGAGTAAATACAtaatcatatataatctttttctaattttttgtatGGTTAAAATATGCTCCATCTTAAGTCATCAtgagataataaaaattataatttttaataatatcaaaataatataaaatattgcatatatgtaaataaactaaaaatcaaggttaatttattattaatcacaCCTAAAATACTTATTACAAGAATTATGAaatatgtatcatacatatcAAAATTTCATATGACTTGTAAAGATCAATAACCCATAAGAAATGTTTAGTACAAAAAACGTGATTCTATgattaaatatattgaaatattagtGTGCATCACAAGATGtcattttttttgacaagtCACAAGATGTCATTTTGTCATCAGAACACACTAATAGTGTTATTCATGTTTTTGTCATTTTCAACTGCCCTTATTTTATGGCTCCCTGATttggtaaaaataaataaaaagttattcttgattaatataatttatcatataagtCCTTATAATTATGAACattctttttttgaattgacTATAATTAAGAACTTAATCTTTGTTTTAAAATACgtctatatataatttagaaaatatttttcctAATTTTGTCGAACCTACAAAATATAATGGTTACCACGGTTGCAACTTACAAGTTAAAGAAAACAAAGTTCTGACAACAGATgtggaaaaataaaaaagatcaaGTAACCTCCTTTACATCCATATAACCATATATCCATCTGCAGGTTTATCATATTGATAAAATCATGTGCTCTCAACCTGTTCAACACATATCAGAGTATTTTATCAAACCATCTCACCTTTCACAGGATTCTAAACAAGTCATTCATTTGGCAACATGGGACTTAGCTATGCTCTCCTTTCATTACATCCAGAGGGGGCTTCTGTTTAGAAAGCCTGAAGCTCAAGATAACTTCATTCAAGTTTTTCTACAGAAGCTTAAAGATGCTCTTTCTCTTACCCTTGCTCATTTTTATCCGTTGGCAGGCCGTCTGGCGAAAAAACAAGATTCACACTCTTTTGTTCTGTTTGTAGATTGCGTTAACAGTCCTGGTGCAAGATTTGTCCACTCTTCAGTTGATACCACAGTTTCTGATATACTTTCGCCGCCTTATGTTCCAATGATTGTTAGGTCATTTTTTGACCATCATAAGGCTGTCAATTACGATGGCCTTAACATGTCCTTGTTAACGGTTCAAGTGACTGAGCTAATTGACGGAATTTTCATTGGTTGTTCAATTAATCACTCTGTGGCTGATGGCACATCTTTTTGGAATTTTTTCAACACTCTCTCTGCAATTTTCCAAGGGTCAGGAGTCACGAGCCCACCAATCCATGAGCGCTGGTTTCCAGATGGCTATGGTCCATTTTTCCGTCTCCCTTTTACGCGTGATGATCAATTTATCACCAGGTATGACGCTCCAATTCTTAAAGAGAAAATCTTCCATTTCTCAGTTGCGAATTTAGCAAGAATCAAAGCAAAAACAAATGCTCTTTGCAAAGACAGAgctgtcaggatctcatctctacaAGCCTTGTCAGCTATAATTTGGCGTTGCATCACACGCGTACGTGGCCTAACAAAAGATCAAATTACTAGTTGTTGCATGCCCGCGAATAACAGATCAAGATTAGATCCACCTTTGTCAGAAAATTACTTTGGGAATTGTATTCAAATGTTAAAAACATTCACTACAGCCAGCAAGCTTCTTGCAAACAACTTCGAATGGGCTGCTCTACAACTGAATAAAACTATTCTTGAACACAATGACAAGTCTGTACGTAAATCTGTCGCGACATGGCTGCAAACTCAGCGTCCGAACCAACTGGGACAATTGGCTGATCCTGGTAACATTGTAGTATCGAGCTCACCCCGTTTTAATATGTATGGCAACGAATTTGGATTCGGGAAGCCTGTGGCTGTTCTTGGTGGATATGGAAACCTGTTCAACGGTAGAGTGACATTGTTTCAAGGGAGTGAAGGTGGAGGAAGCATCGACACCGGGATATGCCTAAACCCTAAGATAATGAATGCATTGGAATGTGATGAGGAGTTCTTGGATGCTCTAAACAGTTCAAGTAATTAGTTAATCAGAAGCATTACCATGAtttgtttagacaattattagaATTATTGACAAAACGCATCCCTATCATTCGGATTATCAGCACTTTAATATCTAAACTTTTGATGATTGCATCGTGCATCTCGTAACTTATTTTGACAATATTATTTGAACCGTTCGgtcaaattcaaatatcatcGTTAACGTCTATAATCTATATGCTTCAGGGTACCAGCTAAAAACCCCTGCCCGACTTCCTTACCTCGCCAAAACACCTCAATACATCAAATCCCTCAAATTCTGCCTGAACCTAGCAATCAGCGTAATGTAAAAATACGCATCTCATTCAATCACTTCCTCAAACAAGTTATGTGCACAGCATGCACTCACAAACCCTCATACCTTAAAAATTAATCCAAGCCAAGGGCTAAAAAAGCATTGCAAGACATCCTAAGCTTATACAAGATAATGAAGCTGATGCCAACAAACAATTGTCAATTGACATCAAATTCAATTGATTAGTTTGTGGCTATGGTATGGGCATCTAGCAACAAGATCAGCTacaattgatccagtcatatattcttatttttccTCCTCAACTTGTTCATGCatcttaattattattttgaagaaaCAATTTGAGCATTTGATCAAATGGTTACAAGTAAGAATTATTTCCTTGAACCAACGGATTCTTATCTAGTTAGATATCTACGACTCTCTTCGTGAGGAAAAATGGCCCTAGATCTCACAAATTCTGGAGGTAATcaaagttgaaaaaaaatggTCCCAAATATTAACGCTTCATAATCCAGCATTTTCAATTTAGGAAGAAAACACTAGATTGTTTTGCTGGTTTGACCCCAACAAAACGTTACAATTCTAATACAACCTAATTAGACGCTAAATGATGTAGGGTAACGTTACATAGCATTCTGCTAATATGCCAGACAATGTGGCGTTTTTGATAAATAACTAAAACGCTATACGATGTAATGATACTAGATGATATTTGGAGGTCGCTTTGTCATGGATGCTGGATATAGTGATAGTGAGGACCAATACCCCTTCGCAAGACATcgaaattttgattattactaaaataaataaagtcaTGACTggattaatgatttaataatggAGTCTTTTCCATTCACATGGATTAGGCTCATGGGATTAATTGATGAGCGTGCTAATCCTcctcattttaattattttcggCCGCCAAGAGTTGGCGTTTTGCTTTGCTTTCTTCTTCAATAATGCTTGTAAATGGCCCCTGGAACCCCCAATAATTCAGTACCTCGTAGTAGTATTACTCATCAGTCGCAGCCTCAGAAAATGCAACTAATTTGCATTTTGCAGCAGCATAGTACATATGTGACCTGATTCTTAAAATAAGTCGTGGATTTGGTTCTAGGAGTCTATAATTATGGAAAGCAGCCAGAGTGTTAAAATTTGGTTTTgatacttagagcatctccaacggcgttggctataatcattggctaaattggacctgtaagatattatgtaaaatttgctgaacctgtaggacattttgcttcaatggtattggctatattggttggctataatttaaaaatagtatgttattaatattttaaattgttaaaatagaatatatcagttcaatatggtaataaatgatgtacaatcttcctacagattttcttacagacctgtagaggtccgacaaatttagccatccataggaggttggctaaatttatagacaacagctgatcatggttggagttcagtttttggagctgttggctatatatttttattttaagtatgccaactcattttttagccaaggggtttagatggttggagatgctcttatactaGAAATCGAAAAAgctaaatcaaaaattaaaatagttaaAAACCGTATATACTATACTAAAAAGTATTGCGTCCATAAATGTTATTTCTGCGATATGATTATTTACGAATGTCAGGACATATCATTTATGATTATTTCTGCCTgatgatttaattttattttttttatacatgtgcAGGGGAGCTACAATGTTATATATTCAGCAGAAAATCAACTCATAACATGAGATCTCTTGTTCAACGCTTTTTGAAATTATGGTGTTTGCATTAAAACTTGGAAGTCAAAGAAAACAAAGTTCAAAACAAGAAACCTCCttttaacatctatatataaCCATATATTCATATGCAGGTTTATCATACTGATAAAATCATGAGCTCTCCAACAGTTCAACACATATCAGAGTGTTTTATCAAACCATCTCACCTTTCACAAGACTCTAAGCAAGTCATTCCTCTTGCAACATGGGACTTAGCTATGCTCTCTTATCATTACATCCAGAAGGGGCTGCTGTTTAAAAAGCCTGATGCTCAAGATAACTTCACTCAAGTTTTTCTACAGAAGCTTAAAGATGCTCTTTCTCTTACCCTTGCTCAATTTTATCCATTAGCAGGCCGCCTCGCGAAAAAACAAGATTCGCATTCTTTTGCTCTGTTTGTAGATTGCGTAAACAGTCCTGGTGCAAGATTTGTCCACTCTTCAGTTGATACCACAGTTTCTGACATACTTTCACCACCTTATGTTCCAATAATTGTTCAGTCATTTTTCGACCATCATAAGGCTGTCAATTACGACGGCCTCAACATGTCCTTGTTAACGCTTCAAGTGACTGAGCTAATTGACGGAATTTTCATTGGTTGTTCAGTTAATCACTCCGTTTCTGATGGCACATCTTATTGGAATTTTTTCAACACTCTGTCTAGAATTTTCCAAGGCTCAGGAGTCACGAGTCAACCGATCCACGAGCGCTGGTTTCGTGATGGTCATGGCCCATTTCTCAGTCTCCCTTTCACGCGAGACGATCAATTTATCAGCAGGTATGAAGCTCCAATTCTTAAAGAGAAAATCTTCCATTTCTCAGTTGCGAATCTAGCAAGGATCAAAGCAAAAACAAATGCTCTCTGCAAAGACAGAGccgtcaggatctcatctctacaAGCCTTGTCAGCTATAATTTGGCGTTGTCTGACGCGTGTACGTTGCCTGACAAAAGATCAAATTACTAGTTGTTGCATGTCCGCGAATAACAGATTGAGATTAGACCCCCCTTTGTCAACAAATTACTTTGGAAACTGCGTTCAGGTATTAAAAACTTTTACTACAGCCAGTAAGctacttgaaaacaacttggaatgGGCTGCTCTACAATTGAATCAAACTATTGTCCAACACGATGACAAATCTGTGCGTGAATCTGTCACGACATGGCTAAAAACTCGGCATCCTAAACAACTGGGACTACCGGATGATCCTGGTAACATTGTAATATCGAGCTCACCACGGTTTAATATGTATGGCAATGAATTTGGATTCGGGAAGCCTGTTGCAATTCTTTGTGGATATGCAAACAAGTTCGATGGTAAAGTGACACTGTATCAAGGGAGTGAAGGTGGAGGAAGCATCGACACCGCGATTTGCCTCAACCCAAAGATAATGAGTGCACTGGAATGTGATGAGGAGTTCTGGATGCTCTTGATAGTTCAAGTAACTAGTCGACGTAACTGGTCCAGAAcatgcgaataaaaaaaatcccAGGACGGGACAATTTTCTGTTAAACGACATTATAACATCTCAcgtataaatcaaaattttaaaattaagccCTTTTGTGATTTTTTCGGTTTATATATAGTCTGTCAGGTACCCGTCTCTAATAAGAAGCATTTTCATGATTTGTTTAGATGATTATTAATTCGAGTTGCTTAAAAAGATTGTAATGTTCCATTAATGTGTCTTTTAATAAGAGGACCTATTTACTTATTTCACTTGGAAAGTTAGTTTAATAAATCTTTCATCTCCTATGAGTGTACTGTTATATAATCTCTAAAACGAGTCTGCAATATAAATCCCAGATCTTAACAATATGTTGACGAGtgttaatacaaataaaatatcttaggCTCATTGGGTTAATCCTCctcaatttatttattcatgGCCGCCAAGACCTAAGAATGTTACTCTCTACCCAAAGACAAAGAGTACcgaagaaaatgaataaatcGATGGCCTTTTGCTTTGCTTTCTTCTTAAATAATAGTGGTCAATGGCTCCTATAACCCCTAATAATTCAATACCTCTTGGGAGTACATTGTTAGTGAAAGAAAATGCCTGTAATTTGCAGTCGGCATAGTTTAAGTCTGACGtgattgttattgttatatactccctctgtcccatccaattcttatcatttgaaatgaagTACTCGGCACGCATCTTAAGGctcataaataatatagtttcataacatgtttttaaaattttttttttctgaataaaaatttaaacattaaacttttattcgaaaaaagaaaattttaaaaataagttatggaaccaTATTTTTcatgagccttaaaatgcgtgtcgagcagtcccctccaaacgataagaattggaggggacggagggagtataaaataagtatattaTGACCAGAGTAACCAAGTATCAAAATTTGGTTTTGATACTTAAATCtaggggtggcaatcgtttcgtttcgtatactttcgtttcgtgtattttcgtgtttcgtgtactcgaaggtgaaacccgtatccgcccgttattaatttcgtgtacctaatttgaaacccgtatccgtttcgaatcgtttcgtgtatatttcgtgtacttttcgtgtatattatatataaaaatattaatatattttttaatcaaaaaatggatttaatatatattttctttataaatttattaaatgtgaatgatatatattatacttgtatacaattttttataaatttgttaatgtatcaacaatatatatccacacatacatataaatatatactttaaactcaattatatatttaatatatcattacatatatataataaatataatctacaaatatttcgtatactttcgtgtatttcgtgtaccccaagtgaaaacccatatccgacacgaaatctatcgtgtaatttcgtgttcgtgtactttcgtgtttcgtgtatcgaaaatcaaaacccgtatccatttttttcgtgtcgtttcgtttcgtgttagcgtgttacgtgtcaaattgccaggccTACTTAAATCCACGTAATGCATGACATGTTcaactatttttaaattcttgGTCACAAACGCCGGTGACGTTCTTTGATTTTCATCGACACTTAAATATACCAACAATGATAATGTTAACACTGCCGGTTAGGGGTGATCACGGTCTGGTTTAAACAGCAAAATCCGTATAACCCAATCCGATattaatccgatccaaaccgaaaccgaaaccgaaatgaggtttacggtttcggttcaacttatttaaaaaatcgtggtttgtgggttggtttcggtttttatattaaaccaacccgttataaaaccgaaccgcatatttctatatatacaatataaatatttaatattatatatatatacaaaatattaattttatataaatatattaattttttagtttatacttGTTAGG
This genomic window from Daucus carota subsp. sativus chromosome 7, DH1 v3.0, whole genome shotgun sequence contains:
- the LOC108193271 gene encoding cell division protein FtsY homolog, chloroplastic, with amino-acid sequence MATMLTHTLSLQLPSKFPPFSPLILHSNCPSRFRCQAGQTGFFTKLGRLIKEKAKSDVDKIFSGFTKTRENLAVIDELLLYWNLSDTDRVLDELEEALLVSDFGPKITIKIVESLRDDIYAGKLKSGSEIKDALKKSVLDLLMSKGLKTELQLGFRKPAVIMIVGVNGGGKTTSLGKLANRLKKEGAKILMAAGDTFRAAASDQLEIWAERTGCEIVVAEKEKAKASSVLSQAVKKGKEGGFDIVLCDTSGRLHTNYSLMEELISCKKVISKVVAGAPNEILLVLDGTTGLNMLPQAREFNEVVGVTGFILTKLDGSARGGCVVSVVDELGIPVKFVGVGEGVDDLQPFDAEAFVDAIFS
- the LOC135147678 gene encoding uncharacterized acetyltransferase At3g50280-like produces the protein MCSQPVQHISEYFIKPSHLSQDSKQVIHLATWDLAMLSFHYIQRGLLFRKPEAQDNFIQVFLQKLKDALSLTLAHFYPLAGRLAKKQDSHSFVLFVDCVNSPGARFVHSSVDTTVSDILSPPYVPMIVRSFFDHHKAVNYDGLNMSLLTVQVTELIDGIFIGCSINHSVADGTSFWNFFNTLSAIFQGSGVTSPPIHERWFPDGYGPFFRLPFTRDDQFITRYDAPILKEKIFHFSVANLARIKAKTNALCKDRAVRISSLQALSAIIWRCITRVRGLTKDQITSCCMPANNRSRLDPPLSENYFGNCIQMLKTFTTASKLLANNFEWAALQLNKTILEHNDKSVRKSVATWLQTQRPNQLGQLADPGNIVVSSSPRFNMYGNEFGFGKPVAVLGGYGNLFNGRVTLFQGSEGGGSIDTGICLNPKIMNALECDEEFLDALNSSSN
- the LOC108194865 gene encoding uncharacterized acetyltransferase At3g50280; translated protein: MQVYHTDKIMSSPTVQHISECFIKPSHLSQDSKQVIPLATWDLAMLSYHYIQKGLLFKKPDAQDNFTQVFLQKLKDALSLTLAQFYPLAGRLAKKQDSHSFALFVDCVNSPGARFVHSSVDTTVSDILSPPYVPIIVQSFFDHHKAVNYDGLNMSLLTLQVTELIDGIFIGCSVNHSVSDGTSYWNFFNTLSRIFQGSGVTSQPIHERWFRDGHGPFLSLPFTRDDQFISRYEAPILKEKIFHFSVANLARIKAKTNALCKDRAVRISSLQALSAIIWRCLTRVRCLTKDQITSCCMSANNRLRLDPPLSTNYFGNCVQVLKTFTTASKLLENNLEWAALQLNQTIVQHDDKSVRESVTTWLKTRHPKQLGLPDDPGNIVISSSPRFNMYGNEFGFGKPVAILCGYANKFDGKVTLYQGSEGGGSIDTAICLNPKIMSALECDEEFWMLLIVQVTSRRNWSRTCE